A window from Triticum aestivum cultivar Chinese Spring chromosome 6D, IWGSC CS RefSeq v2.1, whole genome shotgun sequence encodes these proteins:
- the LOC123144861 gene encoding lysine--tRNA ligase, chloroplastic/mitochondrial, translating to MEALRVWRASFNLLGFAASRAAAASAGRAHRFHIRCCSPAAAATTKPPQDRRRRSASSSSTSDRDSIRAIRLKKVEELRGKGYEPYAYKWDRTHTTKELQERYTHLENGEVCTEASVSIAGRIVARRAFGKLVFMTIRDDSGTIQLYCEKDSLTEEQFEQLKAFIDVGDILGASGSIKKTEKGELSVYVSFFEILTKSLLPLPDKYHGLTDVDKRYRQRYIDMIANPEVADVFRTRAKVVSEIRKTMESFGFIEVETPVLQGEAGGAEARPFITHHNSLQRDLYLRIATELHLKRMLVGGLEKVYEIGRIFRNEGISTRHNPEFTTIEMYEAYSDYESMMNLAEEIVTRCAMATTGKLKIDYQGTEISLERPWRRETMHRLVEEATGVDFNSFGDVESAKNAAKGLLGFKTESSENTSLQACSSVGHVLNEVFETVVESTLVQPTFVLDYPVEISPLAKPHRRYAGLTERFELFVCGREIGNAFSELTDPIDQRSRFENQIKQHNAKRAAMDKVKLDESKGDDEYSYEVSLDEDFLTSLEYGMPPASGMGLGIDRLVMLLTNSASIRDVIAFPVLKLQQ from the exons ATGGAGGCGCTGCGGGTATGGAGGGCTTCCTTCAATCTCCTCGGCTTCgcggcctcccgcgccgccgccgcctcggccgggAGGGCCCACCGTTTCCACATCCGCTGCTGCTCCCCGGCCGCTGCCGCCACCACGAAGCCGCCGCAGGACCGGCGCCGCCGCAGCGCCTCCTCATCCTCCACCTCCGACCGCGACTCTATCCGCGCCATTCGCCTAAAAAAG GTCGAGGAGCTAAGAGGGAAGGGTTACGAACCGTACGCGTACAAGTGGGACAGGACTCACACGACCAAGGAGCTTCAGGAGAGGTACACCCATCTCGAGAATGGTGAAGTCTGCACCGAGGCGTCGGTTTCCATTGCTGGTAGGATCGTTGCCCGAAGAGCATTTGGAAAGCTTGTTTTCATGACCATAAGAGACGACTCCGGAACTATTCAG CTTTACTGTGAGAAAGACAGCCTTACGGAGGAGCAGTTTGAGCAACTGAAGGCATTTATTGATGTTGGCGATATCTTAGGTGCAAGTGGGTCCATAAAGAAGACAGAAAAAG GGGAACTATCTGTTTATGTCAGCTTTTTCGAAATCCTTACAAAATCCTTACTCCCGCTACCAGATAAGTATCATGGCTTGACAGATGTGGACAAGCGGTATCGCCAAAG GTACATTGACATGATTGCAAATCCTGAGGTTGCTGATGTGTTTCGAACAAGAGCGAAG GTTGTTTCTGAAATCCGCAAAACAATGGAatcatttgggttcattgaagttGAAACGCCAGTTCTACAG GGAGAAGCAGGTGGTGCTGAAGCAAGACCTTTTATAACTCACCATAACTCCCTCCAAAGGGATCTTTACTTGAGGATTGCAACGGAGCTACATTTGAAAAGAATGCTG GTTGGAGGGCTCGAGAAAGTTTATGAGATTGGGAGAATATTCCGAAATGAAGGCATCTCTACTCGTCATAATCCTGAATTTACCACCATTGAA ATGTATGAAGCATATTCAGACTATGAAAGCATGATGAATTTGGCTGAAGAAATTGTAACTCGATGTGCTATGGCTACGACTGGAAAGCTTAAGATTGATTACCAG GGAACTGAAATCTCTCTGGAAAGACCATGGAGAAGGGAAACCATGCATCGTCTTGTCGAAGAAGCAACAGGAGTAGACTTCAATAGCTTTGGAGATGTTGAATCTGCTAAAAATGCTGCAAAAGGGCTGCTGGGGTTCAAAACAGAGAGCAGTGAGAATACTTCATTGCAAGCTTGTTCATCTGTTGGACATGTTCTCAACGAG GTCTTTGAGACTGTTGTTGAATCAACTCTTGTTCAACCAACGTTTGTTCTTGACTACCCAGTTGAGATATCACCATTAGCGAAACCACATCGGAG GTATGCTGGTCTTACTGAACGATTTGAACTTTTTGTATGTGGCCGTGAAATTGGAAATGCATTTTCTGAGCTCACAGACCCAATTGATCAG AGGAGTCGTTTTGAAAATCAAATAAAGCAGCACAATGCTAAACGTGCTGCGATGGATAAGGTCAAATTGGACGAGAGTAAGGGGGATGATGAGTATTCCTATGAAGTTTCCTTGGATGAAGACTTCTTGACTTCTCTGGAATATGGAATGCCACCTGCTTCCGGAATG GGCCTTGGTATCGACCGGTTAGTGATGCTTTTGACAAACTCTGCCAGCATAAGGGACGTTATCGCCTTTCCAGTTCTGAAGCTTCAGCAATAG